DNA sequence from the Vallitalea longa genome:
ATATATGACTGATATTCAATTTTCATGCAAGAAATCTTTCTGTAATTGAAATTATAATACACATTTCAATAATCCCAATATCAACAAATGACCAGGATAGAAGATATAAAACAAGTATTTAAGGTTAACACCTTTCTTATTATTATAAAAATATAATGCTATCAGTGCTAAGATAGAAAATATTTGTAAATTGATTATTTGATATGATGCAAAATCAACAACCACTAACAACAAGGTTATTACTATATAACTTAATGCCTGTTTGTTGAACTTTCTATTATAATAATAAAAAGAAAATATAATTATAACTCCTAATATGCCATAATCAGTATTAAGTAATTCAGCGATAATTCCAATTAGAAAAACAAAATATAAACCATTTCTTTTATAATTATCATATATATAAATAGACAGTAACCCTAAAAATAATGTAAAAAATATATTCAATCCACTACCTAATTCAAATATATTACCATTAAATGCAAGATTAAACGGTATCTCTGATATTATTGCAGAAACAGCTAATCTAATAAGATACTTTTTGATATTA
Encoded proteins:
- a CDS encoding TraX family protein, whose protein sequence is MSSTNLKILACITMLIDHLGAVFFQEYDIFRIIGRLAFPIFAFLIAEGFFHTHNIKKYLIRLAVSAIISEIPFNLAFNGNIFELGSGLNIFFTLFLGLLSIYIYDNYKRNGLYFVFLIGIIAELLNTDYGILGVIIIFSFYYYNRKFNKQALSYIVITLLLVVVDFASYQIINLQIFSILALIALYFYNNKKGVNLKYLFYIFYPGHLLILGLLKCVL